The following are from one region of the Sphingobium sp. TKS genome:
- a CDS encoding TraV family lipoprotein produces MPDTPVGAARRAGSPALLGMALLLAGCSTIGSVMSPYSEKFSCKNSDHGQCIHPDKAYADAVAGVPSRSDPAVTHDKALLSQGDGTGTSSATKRGKTGPSPYLGYRDSVYRELQGLVDAPVTPMLRPGRTVRTLILPYADRERPDRLYMPRYVYSILERPQWVVGDYLVSPVQSATGVPVLEQVRDKGASDRAVEGEPADIPATPEEARP; encoded by the coding sequence ATGCCTGACACGCCCGTTGGTGCTGCGCGCCGGGCTGGATCGCCAGCGCTGCTCGGCATGGCTCTGCTGCTCGCGGGCTGTTCCACCATTGGCTCGGTCATGTCGCCCTACAGCGAGAAGTTCAGCTGCAAGAATAGCGACCATGGGCAGTGCATCCATCCCGACAAGGCCTATGCCGATGCGGTGGCTGGCGTGCCATCCCGCTCCGATCCCGCGGTCACCCATGACAAGGCTCTTCTCAGCCAGGGAGACGGTACCGGGACAAGCAGTGCCACCAAGCGGGGCAAGACAGGCCCATCCCCCTATCTTGGCTATCGCGACAGCGTCTATCGGGAGTTGCAGGGCCTGGTCGATGCGCCGGTCACGCCGATGCTGCGCCCCGGCCGCACGGTGCGCACGCTGATCCTGCCCTATGCCGACCGCGAGCGGCCCGACCGGCTCTACATGCCGCGCTATGTCTATTCGATCCTCGAGAGGCCCCAATGGGTGGTGGGCGATTATCTGGTGAGCCCGGTCCAGTCCGCGACGGGCGTGCCGGTGCTGGAACAGGTGAGGGACAAGGGCGCGTCCGACCGCGCCGTCGAGGGCGAGCCCGCCGATATCCCCGCTACGCCTGAGGAGGCACGGCCATGA